The proteins below are encoded in one region of Bradysia coprophila strain Holo2 chromosome X unlocalized genomic scaffold, BU_Bcop_v1 contig_45, whole genome shotgun sequence:
- the LOC119070074 gene encoding tRNA (cytosine(38)-C(5))-methyltransferase yields MDDFRVLELFSGIGGMHYALKSSQIPGTVVAAADINTIANDVYRHNHPDIKVLNNNIQKFTPEFIRTLNVNTILMSPPCQPFTRVGNQMDVEDRRADPFVHICQILPELKCIDWILMENVKGFDTSKAREMFVESLRQSEFHYQEFILSPTQLGIPNSRHRYYCLARRSKAFTFASERILTSLPSADTMVPDVQQISQFISSVDANGLPLPEKVLQKYFSVLDICYPDSINSMCFTKAYTHYAEGTGSVFCPLDRNAVDKCCSQLELIFDDKTTVDLLKSLQLRYFTPAEVSRLMCFPENDFSFPEKISNKSRYRLLGNSINVLVVSELIKLLYED; encoded by the exons ATGGATGATTTCAGAGTTCTTGAATTATTCAGTGGAATTGGCGGAATGCATTATGCACTCAAAT cAAGCCAAATTCCAGGAACTGTTGTTGCGGCTGCCGACATAAACACCATCGCCAACGATGTTTACAGGCACAATCATCCCGATATCAAAGTGTTGAACAATAACATACAGAAATTTACGCCTGAATTCATCCGTACGTTAAATGTTAATACCATTCTCATGTCACCGCCATGCCAACCATTCACAAGGGTCGGTAATCAAATGGATGTAGAAGACCGACGAGCAGATCCATTCGTTCACATTTGTCAGATCTTGCCGGAGCTGAAGTGCATCGACTggattttaatggaaaatgtgaAAGGCTTCGACACATCCAAGGCAAGAGAAATGTTTGTCGAGTCGTTGAGGCAATCAGAATTTCACTATCAAGAATTCATTTTGAGTCCGACGCAACTGGGAATACCGAACAGTCGTCATCGGTATTATTGTTTGGCGAGAAGATCGAAAGCATTCACATTCGCCAGTGAAAGGATTCTGACGTCACTGCCTTCAGCGGACACCATGGTACCTGATGTGCAACAGATATCGCAATTTATTTCGTCAGTGGATGCAAATGGACTTCCGCTTCCCGAAAAGGTcctgcaaaaatatttttccgtgCTGGACATCTGCTATCCGGATTCGATTAATTCAATGTGCTTCACGAAAGCCTACACACACTACGCTGAGGGCACTGGATCCGTTTTTTGTCCATTAGACCGAAATGCTGTCGATAAGTGCTGCAGTCAGCTTGAACTCATTTTTGACGACAAGACGACGGTAGATCTGCTAAAATCGTTGCAGTTGCGTTATTTCACCCCAGCTGAAGTGTCGAGGCTAATGTGCTTtccagaaaatgatttttcgtttcccgagaaaatttcgaataaaagcCGCTACAGGCTGCTGGGAAACAGCATCAATGTTCTTGTTGTTAGTGAATTGATTAAATTGCTGTACGAAGATTGA
- the LOC119070071 gene encoding another transcription unit protein isoform X2 translates to MVHTKSNAESDSESGSSRSASPFPQTAPTPGHSLEQHSRSNSPVNRSDQSRSPSPTGSGAESPRSRSASRSGSNSPAGSAKSHSRTPSHSPSNSPRSQGSRSRSGSPNSQQQEHRSRSQSVASNQQRRSHSRSSRSPSVASNPSQKSRSRSASPGSPHSRKSGSGSRRSRSGSRRSRSGSRRSRSGSRRSQSGSGRSRSGSPRSRSGSRSHSGSRSRSGSRSRSGSRRSGSRSPDTQHTAKRSRNVLSDSGNEAEPNATKKKKSALIDTDSEEDETQKESVNMSADALFGDADDISTDEDEEKSRKGSDKDEDQRKVESDRESNRDSDRRRSSDSEADERNEQKEDEEPEPEPEVIPERRIDVEIPKITADLGRDIHFVKLPNFLSVDTRPFDKETYEDEIDEEETLDEEGRQRIKLKVSNTIRWREYMDDNGDMVKESNARMVKWSDGSMSLHLGNEIFDVYKQPLQGDHNHLFIRQGTGLQGQAVFRTKLTYRPHSTESFTHKKMTMSLADRSQKKHGVKILTQVGYDPDTDRMLNLKKEEEKLRQAIRAKSSVVKPKRNRETVAGTSSSYREDGEHDSDDEGAISIAAIKNKYKKNGSSAPKPGAAIYSSDDDDSDLDTRKSKKVDKSKVSKALRDSDDDDDDTAHSASGSDVERDTGRRSVREKSLPRGNQIESDADD, encoded by the exons ATGGTGCATACGAAAAGTAACGCGGAATCAg ATTCTGAGTCAGGATCCAGTCGCAGTGCAAGTCCCTTTCCTCAAACTGCTCCAACACCAGGACATTCGCTTGAACAACATTCAAG ATCGAATTCACCGGTAAATCGAAGCGATCAATCACGTTCACCTTCACCAACTGGATCCGGGGCTGAATCGCCACG ATCCAGAAGTGCATCACGTTCCGGATCTAATTCACCAGCTGGTTCGGCCAAATCACATTCACGCACTCCATCCCATTCACCCAGCAATTCGCCACGATCTCAGGGATCGCGTTCACGGAGTGGGTCACCTAACTCACAACAGCAAGAACATCGGTCACGATCCCAATCAGTAGCTTCCAATCAACAACGCCGATCCCATTCCAG ATCATCACGTAGCCCTTCGGTTGCGTCAAATCCGAGTCAAAAGTCTCGCTCTAGATCTGCTTCACCAGGGAGTCCCCATTCTCGGAAAAGTGGCAGTGGTTCTCGAAGGAGTCGAAGTGGCTCTCGAAGGAGTCGAAGTGGCTCTCGTAGAAGTCGAAGTGGCTCTCGAAGAAGTCAAAGTGGTTCAGGAAGAAGTCGGAGCGGTTCGCCAAGAAGTCGCAGTGGTTCGCGTAGTCACAGTGGTTCGCGAAGTCGTAGTGGATCTCGTAGTCGAAGCGGTTCCAGAAGAAGTGGCAGCAGATCACCAGATACACAGCACACCGCCAAACGATCACGTAATGTGTTGAGCGACTCTGGTAACGAAGCGGAACCCAATGCtacaaagaaaaagaaatctgCACTCATTGATACGGATAGTGAAGAAGATGAGACGCAGAAAGAGTCCGTCAACATGAGTGCTGATGCACTGTTCGGTGATGCTGACGATATTAGCACAGACgaagatgaagaaaaatcgAGAAAGGGAAGTGATAAAGACGAAGACCAGCGAAAAGTCGAAAGTGACCGAGAAAGTAATAGAGACTCGGACCGTCGCCGCAGTTCCGACAGTGAAGCTGACGAACGGAATGAACAAAAGGAAGATGAAGAACCGGAACCAGAACCCGAAGTAATTCCGGAGCGACGCATCGATGTTGAAATTCCTAAAATCACTGCCGACCTTGGTAGAGATATCCATTTCGTTAAACTACCGAATTTCTTGTCTGTAGACACCAGACCATTTGACAAAGAAACATATGAGGATGAAATCGACGAAGAAGAAACACTGGATGAGGAAGGTCGTCAGCGCATTAAATTGAAAGTTAGTAACACTATTCGATGGCGAGAATACATGGACGATAACGGAGATATGGTCAAAGAGTCCAACGCTCGAATGGTCAAGTGGTCTGATGGTAGCATGAGTCTGCACTTGGGTAATGAAATATTCGATGTGTACAAGCAACCACTGCAAGGCGATCACAACCATTTGTTCATTCGTCAAGGAACCGGTCTTCAAGGACAAGCAGTATTCAGAACTAAATTAACATATCGACCACACTCAACCGAGTCATTTACACACAAGAAGATGACGATGTCATTGGCTGATAGATCGCAGAAGAAACACGGTGTGAAAATACTCACCCAAGTGGGCTACGATCCAGACACGGATCGaatgttgaatttgaaaaaggaGGAAGAGAAGCTTAGACAAGCAATACGAGCTAAGAGCAGTGTCGTCAAGCCGAAACGGAATAGAGAAACTGTTGCTGGTACAAGTTCATCTTATCGCGAGGATGGAGAACATGATTCGGACGATGAAGGAGCTATATCGATTGCGGCTATTAAGAACAAGTATAAAAAGAACGGATCAAGCGCACCCAAACCAG GTGCAGCCATTTATTCATCGGATGACGATGATTCGGATTTGGATACACGAAAATCAAAGAAAGTCGACAAGAGTAAAGTATCGAAAGCACTTCGGGACTccgacgatgatgatgatgacacCGCTCATTCTGCCAGTGGATCGGACGTGGAACGTGATACAGGACGTAGAAGTGTAAGAGAAAAGTCGCTACCACGAGGAAACCAAATCGAAAGTGATGCCgatgattga
- the LOC119070071 gene encoding another transcription unit protein isoform X1, with translation MVHTKSNAESDSESGSSRSASPFPQTAPTPGHSLEQHSSRSNSPVNRSDQSRSPSPTGSGAESPRSRSASRSGSNSPAGSAKSHSRTPSHSPSNSPRSQGSRSRSGSPNSQQQEHRSRSQSVASNQQRRSHSRSSRSPSVASNPSQKSRSRSASPGSPHSRKSGSGSRRSRSGSRRSRSGSRRSRSGSRRSQSGSGRSRSGSPRSRSGSRSHSGSRSRSGSRSRSGSRRSGSRSPDTQHTAKRSRNVLSDSGNEAEPNATKKKKSALIDTDSEEDETQKESVNMSADALFGDADDISTDEDEEKSRKGSDKDEDQRKVESDRESNRDSDRRRSSDSEADERNEQKEDEEPEPEPEVIPERRIDVEIPKITADLGRDIHFVKLPNFLSVDTRPFDKETYEDEIDEEETLDEEGRQRIKLKVSNTIRWREYMDDNGDMVKESNARMVKWSDGSMSLHLGNEIFDVYKQPLQGDHNHLFIRQGTGLQGQAVFRTKLTYRPHSTESFTHKKMTMSLADRSQKKHGVKILTQVGYDPDTDRMLNLKKEEEKLRQAIRAKSSVVKPKRNRETVAGTSSSYREDGEHDSDDEGAISIAAIKNKYKKNGSSAPKPGAAIYSSDDDDSDLDTRKSKKVDKSKVSKALRDSDDDDDDTAHSASGSDVERDTGRRSVREKSLPRGNQIESDADD, from the exons ATGGTGCATACGAAAAGTAACGCGGAATCAg ATTCTGAGTCAGGATCCAGTCGCAGTGCAAGTCCCTTTCCTCAAACTGCTCCAACACCAGGACATTCGCTTGAACAACATTCAAG TAGATCGAATTCACCGGTAAATCGAAGCGATCAATCACGTTCACCTTCACCAACTGGATCCGGGGCTGAATCGCCACG ATCCAGAAGTGCATCACGTTCCGGATCTAATTCACCAGCTGGTTCGGCCAAATCACATTCACGCACTCCATCCCATTCACCCAGCAATTCGCCACGATCTCAGGGATCGCGTTCACGGAGTGGGTCACCTAACTCACAACAGCAAGAACATCGGTCACGATCCCAATCAGTAGCTTCCAATCAACAACGCCGATCCCATTCCAG ATCATCACGTAGCCCTTCGGTTGCGTCAAATCCGAGTCAAAAGTCTCGCTCTAGATCTGCTTCACCAGGGAGTCCCCATTCTCGGAAAAGTGGCAGTGGTTCTCGAAGGAGTCGAAGTGGCTCTCGAAGGAGTCGAAGTGGCTCTCGTAGAAGTCGAAGTGGCTCTCGAAGAAGTCAAAGTGGTTCAGGAAGAAGTCGGAGCGGTTCGCCAAGAAGTCGCAGTGGTTCGCGTAGTCACAGTGGTTCGCGAAGTCGTAGTGGATCTCGTAGTCGAAGCGGTTCCAGAAGAAGTGGCAGCAGATCACCAGATACACAGCACACCGCCAAACGATCACGTAATGTGTTGAGCGACTCTGGTAACGAAGCGGAACCCAATGCtacaaagaaaaagaaatctgCACTCATTGATACGGATAGTGAAGAAGATGAGACGCAGAAAGAGTCCGTCAACATGAGTGCTGATGCACTGTTCGGTGATGCTGACGATATTAGCACAGACgaagatgaagaaaaatcgAGAAAGGGAAGTGATAAAGACGAAGACCAGCGAAAAGTCGAAAGTGACCGAGAAAGTAATAGAGACTCGGACCGTCGCCGCAGTTCCGACAGTGAAGCTGACGAACGGAATGAACAAAAGGAAGATGAAGAACCGGAACCAGAACCCGAAGTAATTCCGGAGCGACGCATCGATGTTGAAATTCCTAAAATCACTGCCGACCTTGGTAGAGATATCCATTTCGTTAAACTACCGAATTTCTTGTCTGTAGACACCAGACCATTTGACAAAGAAACATATGAGGATGAAATCGACGAAGAAGAAACACTGGATGAGGAAGGTCGTCAGCGCATTAAATTGAAAGTTAGTAACACTATTCGATGGCGAGAATACATGGACGATAACGGAGATATGGTCAAAGAGTCCAACGCTCGAATGGTCAAGTGGTCTGATGGTAGCATGAGTCTGCACTTGGGTAATGAAATATTCGATGTGTACAAGCAACCACTGCAAGGCGATCACAACCATTTGTTCATTCGTCAAGGAACCGGTCTTCAAGGACAAGCAGTATTCAGAACTAAATTAACATATCGACCACACTCAACCGAGTCATTTACACACAAGAAGATGACGATGTCATTGGCTGATAGATCGCAGAAGAAACACGGTGTGAAAATACTCACCCAAGTGGGCTACGATCCAGACACGGATCGaatgttgaatttgaaaaaggaGGAAGAGAAGCTTAGACAAGCAATACGAGCTAAGAGCAGTGTCGTCAAGCCGAAACGGAATAGAGAAACTGTTGCTGGTACAAGTTCATCTTATCGCGAGGATGGAGAACATGATTCGGACGATGAAGGAGCTATATCGATTGCGGCTATTAAGAACAAGTATAAAAAGAACGGATCAAGCGCACCCAAACCAG GTGCAGCCATTTATTCATCGGATGACGATGATTCGGATTTGGATACACGAAAATCAAAGAAAGTCGACAAGAGTAAAGTATCGAAAGCACTTCGGGACTccgacgatgatgatgatgacacCGCTCATTCTGCCAGTGGATCGGACGTGGAACGTGATACAGGACGTAGAAGTGTAAGAGAAAAGTCGCTACCACGAGGAAACCAAATCGAAAGTGATGCCgatgattga